One bacterium DNA window includes the following coding sequences:
- a CDS encoding DUF975 family protein → MQWYYAENGKQQGPVEFEQLVALAHNGSLKPDDLVWNASMGNQWAKANTVSGLFEMQPPAVPVEPEPPAEWSNTATFKSAVANRDLTAQARTSLDQNWGKAIGGLLIYLLVLIVLAAIPFLGQVVSFVISGPMMVGWTLFYLNISRQEPADVGQLFDGFKLFGNAFVMYLLIMLLILAWCLPAFGVVIVMAVLGLKGVLMQDASAMGAIPFLIPLIIAAMIPVIVAQLRYFLAYYILNDYPGVGPMEAVRRSTQMMKGNKWKLFCLQLRFIGWGLLCVLTLGIGFLWLIPYMMVSMACFYDDVKDSGQ, encoded by the coding sequence ATGCAATGGTATTACGCGGAGAATGGCAAGCAGCAGGGACCTGTCGAGTTCGAACAACTGGTGGCGCTGGCACATAATGGCAGCTTGAAGCCCGATGATCTGGTCTGGAACGCCTCCATGGGCAATCAATGGGCCAAGGCTAACACCGTGTCAGGACTTTTCGAGATGCAGCCGCCCGCCGTTCCGGTAGAGCCCGAGCCCCCTGCCGAATGGTCCAACACCGCAACCTTTAAGAGCGCGGTCGCCAATCGCGATCTGACGGCCCAGGCCCGGACCTCGCTTGATCAGAATTGGGGCAAGGCCATCGGCGGCCTCCTCATTTACTTGCTGGTGCTGATCGTATTGGCCGCGATCCCCTTTCTGGGGCAGGTCGTCAGTTTCGTGATCAGCGGGCCGATGATGGTGGGCTGGACGTTGTTTTACCTTAATATCTCCCGCCAGGAACCGGCGGATGTGGGACAGCTTTTCGACGGCTTCAAGCTGTTTGGCAACGCCTTTGTGATGTATCTCCTGATCATGCTGCTCATCCTGGCCTGGTGCCTACCAGCCTTTGGGGTGGTCATTGTTATGGCGGTGCTTGGGCTGAAAGGGGTTTTGATGCAGGATGCTTCTGCCATGGGAGCCATTCCGTTTCTGATCCCCCTGATTATTGCAGCGATGATTCCTGTGATCGTTGCCCAACTCCGTTATTTTCTAGCCTATTATATCCTCAACGATTACCCCGGCGTGGGCCCCATGGAGGCTGTCCGGCGCAGTACGCAGATGATGAAAGGCAATAAATGGAAACTGTTCTGCCTGCAACTCCGGTTTATCGGCTGGGGCCTGCTCTGCGTCCTGACCCTCGGCATCGGCTTCCTCTGGCTCATCCCCTACATGATGGTCAGCATGGCCTGCTTCTACGACGACGTGAAAGACAGTGGCCAGTAG
- a CDS encoding four helix bundle protein, whose translation MKPVVSYRDLVSYQKAFILQQSVFATSKKFPKEEIYSLTDQIRRSSRSVGANIAEAWRKKRYEAHFTSKLTDSDAENTETQHWLDTAKACGYISKTEHNALSDASAEVGRLIGSMINTASHWCQ comes from the coding sequence ATGAAGCCAGTTGTCAGTTATCGGGATTTGGTGTCGTATCAGAAAGCATTTATTCTTCAACAAAGTGTATTTGCAACCAGTAAAAAATTTCCGAAAGAAGAAATCTATTCACTTACTGATCAGATACGTCGTTCGTCTCGTTCTGTTGGCGCCAATATTGCCGAGGCCTGGAGAAAGAAACGATATGAGGCCCATTTTACCTCAAAGCTGACAGACTCTGATGCTGAAAACACCGAAACTCAGCATTGGCTTGATACAGCGAAGGCCTGCGGCTACATATCCAAAACAGAGCACAACGCATTATCTGACGCCTCCGCTGAAGTAGGCCGTCTCATCGGCTCAATGATCAACACGGCTTCACACTGGTGCCAGTAG
- a CDS encoding L,D-transpeptidase: MPKNGASSRPEEKRCQATALQNGVLIILTGWLGVAAVAAPVPAPIKVSTTVVSRVQQGTAVSEKPVNLMQMATLQAALDRNGFGVGLVDGREGSKTVLALKDYAESRGVTISQARKELLANTEPATVAHTLSPAELERVGSAPADYLEASALPAMACESLEEVIAEQFHVSPTLLKLMNIGVSNWQNVAVGTQLVIPNTRADDWSIPASRLEVDCDHYRVRAFDINDSLIASFPCSIAKKLHKVPVGDLTIVSFAPNPNYTFDPANFPESPRAQEIGKKLIIPPGPNNPVGVYWLTLSANGFGMHGTPHPETIGRRESHGCFRLTNWDITTLAHMVEEGTPVTVKLEASPDEENTSKP; encoded by the coding sequence ATGCCAAAAAACGGCGCGTCGAGCCGCCCCGAAGAAAAGCGGTGTCAAGCCACCGCACTCCAAAACGGAGTATTAATTATCCTGACTGGGTGGCTGGGGGTAGCGGCGGTTGCTGCGCCTGTACCGGCGCCCATCAAAGTGTCTACCACCGTCGTAAGCCGGGTTCAGCAAGGTACGGCTGTCAGTGAAAAACCCGTTAATCTCATGCAGATGGCGACGCTGCAGGCCGCACTGGACCGGAACGGGTTCGGGGTGGGCCTCGTCGATGGGCGGGAAGGCTCCAAGACCGTACTCGCACTCAAGGATTACGCCGAAAGCCGCGGCGTGACGATCTCACAGGCACGGAAGGAGTTGCTCGCCAATACCGAACCGGCCACCGTGGCCCATACCCTCAGCCCGGCGGAGCTGGAACGGGTCGGATCGGCCCCTGCCGATTATCTTGAAGCCTCCGCACTTCCGGCCATGGCCTGCGAAAGTCTGGAGGAAGTTATCGCCGAACAATTCCATGTCTCTCCCACGTTGCTAAAGCTTATGAACATTGGCGTTTCTAATTGGCAGAACGTTGCGGTCGGAACCCAGTTGGTTATTCCCAACACCCGAGCTGACGACTGGTCGATTCCTGCCTCCCGGCTGGAGGTGGACTGCGATCACTACCGGGTTCGCGCTTTTGACATCAATGACAGCCTGATCGCCTCATTTCCCTGTTCGATCGCCAAGAAGCTGCACAAGGTGCCTGTCGGCGATCTGACGATTGTCAGCTTTGCCCCCAACCCGAACTATACTTTTGATCCCGCCAATTTCCCAGAATCCCCGCGCGCCCAGGAGATCGGCAAGAAGCTGATCATTCCCCCGGGGCCTAATAACCCGGTGGGCGTCTATTGGCTGACCCTGAGCGCCAATGGTTTCGGCATGCATGGCACGCCGCATCCGGAAACCATTGGCCGCCGCGAATCGCACGGATGCTTCCGCCTGACAAACTGGGACATCACCACCCTCGCCCACATGGTGGAAGAAGGCACCCCCGTGACCGTCAAGCTGGAAGCGTCACCCGATGAAGAAAACACGTCCAAGCCCTAA
- the cbiR gene encoding cobamide remodeling phosphodiesterase CbiR gives MIEFQALPLLTAPRRFRLGVTSYVYPADLLTNVRELAPYADDIEIVFFESKDSSNFPSQAEVEELRQLAKQHHLSYTIHFPIDKALGSANQEEREHFLSTALRIIELCRPLKPYGWILHLEGIDASATQARIDTWRQDMSPLLRLLAGIVDDPTRICVENLGYPFAWCEPILLEYPFSICLDLGHLLQMGYDWQRHVAQWLPRTRIIHLYGSDKTSRHYSLEMTPQPLVEEFLRSLKSYNHVLTLETFGFEDTASSLTRLKECLHS, from the coding sequence GTGATCGAATTTCAAGCCCTCCCCCTGCTAACCGCCCCACGCCGCTTCCGGCTCGGGGTCACCTCTTATGTGTATCCCGCCGATCTCCTCACGAACGTGCGCGAATTGGCGCCGTATGCGGATGATATTGAGATCGTTTTCTTTGAATCGAAGGACTCCTCCAATTTTCCAAGTCAGGCCGAAGTTGAGGAACTCCGCCAGCTCGCCAAACAGCATCACCTCAGCTACACGATTCATTTCCCGATCGATAAGGCGCTGGGCAGCGCAAACCAGGAGGAGCGGGAACACTTCCTGAGCACCGCCCTGCGTATTATTGAACTCTGCCGCCCACTGAAGCCCTATGGCTGGATCTTGCACCTGGAGGGGATTGACGCCTCCGCGACTCAAGCCAGAATTGATACCTGGCGTCAAGATATGAGCCCGCTCCTGCGGCTGCTCGCGGGCATTGTGGATGATCCGACCCGCATCTGCGTGGAGAATCTGGGCTACCCCTTCGCCTGGTGTGAGCCCATTCTCCTCGAATACCCCTTTAGTATCTGCCTGGATCTCGGCCATCTTCTGCAGATGGGCTATGACTGGCAGCGGCATGTTGCCCAGTGGTTACCCCGGACCCGGATCATCCACCTGTATGGCTCGGATAAAACCTCACGCCATTATTCGCTGGAAATGACGCCCCAGCCACTGGTAGAAGAATTCCTGAGGTCCCTTAAGTCGTATAACCATGTCCTGACCCTGGAAACCTTTGGTTTCGAGGATACAGCCTCATCCCTGACAAGGTTAAAGGAATGTTTGCATAGTTAA
- a CDS encoding extracellular solute-binding protein produces the protein MIHSFIGLFLLAIVSTTLWADDLFPKPDWKEKPNPIASPDAVPGGAISVFGFQYPKSFNLYLDNNTFTSDLFSSLYESLLTMNPLTPNQEPGLAERWSISDDKRTFTFWLNPKARWSDGRPVTADDVKWTFDAIRNPANLTGAHKVGFESFDSVTVVDDHCVRFVVKEVHWRNLLTAGGFAILPRHAFEKLDFNKINFEFPVVSGPYRLGEVKEGISATLERRADWWNRNAPSTRGTCNFQSIKFKFFASAETGFEAFKKGEIDLFAVYSARLWMNETGSEKFARNWIVRQKVFNNEPTGFQGFAMNMRRPPFNDKRVRQAMALLLNRERMNSALMYNQYALSRSYYIDLYDTAHPCPNRAFAFDKEQARRLLAEAGWKANPKTGLLEKDGKRFQFRFLERESVADKFLAIYAEDLRDVGIEMQTDSKDSSAWTRDMDEFNFDMTWGGFTSSLYKDPEGLWASKEADRKMSANITGFKNATVDELIEKQKSMFDVAARHELCRKIDSILYEECPYILLWGINYKRLVYWNKFGTPPTVLDKYSSESSAYWYWWYDADADAELKEAMKGSLPLPPKAAEIGQ, from the coding sequence ATGATCCATTCGTTTATCGGCCTGTTTTTACTCGCGATCGTTTCAACCACCCTGTGGGCGGACGACCTGTTCCCTAAGCCGGACTGGAAGGAAAAACCCAACCCGATCGCCTCACCCGATGCCGTTCCCGGCGGCGCCATCTCGGTCTTTGGCTTCCAATACCCCAAAAGCTTTAACCTCTACCTCGACAACAATACCTTCACCTCCGACCTCTTCTCCTCCCTCTATGAATCCCTGCTGACCATGAACCCGCTGACACCCAATCAGGAACCGGGGCTGGCTGAACGGTGGTCGATCTCGGATGACAAGCGCACCTTTACCTTCTGGCTCAACCCCAAGGCCCGCTGGAGCGATGGCCGCCCCGTCACCGCAGATGACGTCAAGTGGACCTTTGACGCCATTCGCAATCCGGCCAATCTCACCGGCGCCCATAAAGTCGGCTTCGAAAGCTTCGACTCCGTCACGGTGGTGGATGATCATTGTGTCCGGTTCGTCGTCAAGGAAGTCCATTGGCGCAACCTCCTGACGGCGGGCGGGTTTGCCATTCTCCCGCGGCATGCCTTTGAAAAGCTGGACTTCAACAAGATCAATTTCGAGTTCCCGGTGGTCTCCGGCCCCTACCGGCTGGGTGAGGTCAAAGAGGGCATCTCGGCCACGCTGGAACGGCGGGCCGACTGGTGGAACCGCAACGCCCCCAGCACACGCGGCACCTGCAATTTCCAGTCCATCAAGTTCAAGTTCTTCGCCTCGGCCGAGACGGGCTTTGAAGCCTTCAAGAAGGGGGAGATTGATCTCTTTGCCGTCTATTCCGCCCGGCTCTGGATGAATGAGACGGGGTCCGAGAAGTTCGCCCGGAACTGGATCGTACGCCAGAAGGTCTTTAATAATGAGCCCACCGGCTTTCAGGGCTTTGCCATGAATATGCGGCGTCCGCCTTTCAACGACAAGCGGGTGCGCCAGGCCATGGCCCTGCTGCTGAATCGCGAGCGTATGAACAGTGCCCTCATGTACAACCAGTACGCCCTCTCCCGCTCCTATTATATCGATCTCTACGACACCGCCCACCCCTGCCCCAATCGGGCATTCGCCTTTGACAAAGAGCAGGCGCGCCGGTTGCTGGCGGAAGCGGGCTGGAAGGCCAACCCGAAAACCGGGCTCCTGGAAAAGGATGGCAAGCGCTTCCAGTTCCGTTTTCTGGAACGCGAATCGGTGGCCGATAAGTTTCTGGCCATCTATGCCGAGGATCTGCGCGATGTGGGGATTGAGATGCAGACGGACTCCAAGGATTCCTCGGCCTGGACGCGGGATATGGATGAGTTTAATTTCGACATGACCTGGGGTGGCTTCACATCGAGCCTGTACAAGGATCCGGAGGGCCTCTGGGCCTCCAAGGAGGCCGACCGCAAGATGAGCGCAAACATCACAGGATTCAAGAACGCGACGGTGGATGAGTTGATTGAGAAGCAGAAGTCGATGTTTGATGTGGCGGCCCGCCACGAACTGTGCCGGAAGATCGACAGCATCCTCTATGAGGAGTGTCCCTATATCCTACTCTGGGGAATCAATTATAAGCGATTGGTGTATTGGAACAAGTTCGGCACCCCGCCGACGGTGTTGGACAAATACAGCAGCGAAAGCAGCGCCTATTGGTATTGGTGGTACGATGCCGACGCCGACGCTGAACTCAAAGAAGCGATGAAGGGGAGCCTGCCTCTGCCGCCGAAGGCTGCAGAGATAGGCCAGTGA
- a CDS encoding DUF190 domain-containing protein: protein MQPDSEAKLLRIFIGEGDRYHHSSLHEVIVRKSQEAGLAGATVLRGLMSYGTSGKLRSTRILDLSADLPVVVEIVDKAEKITAFLPLLDQLLTEAECGGLVTLETVQIISYQRGKT from the coding sequence ATGCAACCGGATAGTGAAGCGAAACTGTTACGTATTTTTATTGGCGAAGGGGATCGGTATCACCACTCCTCCCTCCATGAAGTCATCGTCCGTAAAAGTCAGGAGGCCGGCCTGGCCGGCGCGACCGTGTTGCGGGGCCTGATGTCCTACGGCACCTCCGGCAAACTCCGCTCCACCCGCATCCTGGATTTATCGGCCGATCTACCGGTAGTGGTCGAAATTGTCGACAAGGCCGAAAAGATCACGGCCTTTCTCCCCCTGTTGGACCAACTCCTCACCGAAGCCGAATGCGGCGGCCTGGTCACTCTGGAGACGGTGCAAATTATCAGCTACCAGCGAGGAAAAACGTGA
- a CDS encoding UDP-glucose 6-dehydrogenase — translation MKTILCIGAGYVGGPTMAMIARKCPDYRVIVVDIDAARIKAWQSDRLPIYEPGLQELVQLSLNKNLFFSTDVAQGIREADIIFVSVNTPTKTFGQGAGRAADLQYWEKTAREIKANSTSDKIVVEKSTLPVRTAEAMERILHSGNKTVHFEVLSNPEFLAEGTAVKDLENPDRVLIGGHATETGRRAQSALADVYANWVPRARILTTSVWSSELSKLAANAFLAQRISSINSLSALCERTEADVTEVARAIGMDARIGSRFLNASVGFGGSCFKKDILNLVYLCQHYGLSEVADYWEQVVTMNEYQEDRFVRKMISAMFNTVAGKRIAVFGFAFKADTGDTRESPAIRVSRFLADERAAVVVTDPEALGNARKDLVDLGEKISFEPDPYKAASGSHALAVMTDWAEYKTLDYRKIYENMEKPAFIFDGRNCLNHQELYEIGFNVYPIGKVPLSHL, via the coding sequence ATGAAAACTATTCTCTGTATTGGGGCCGGGTATGTGGGCGGACCGACGATGGCGATGATCGCCAGAAAATGCCCCGATTACCGTGTCATTGTTGTGGATATCGACGCCGCCCGCATCAAGGCCTGGCAGTCGGATCGCCTCCCCATCTATGAACCCGGCCTGCAAGAACTGGTTCAACTCTCGCTCAATAAAAACCTCTTCTTCTCCACCGATGTGGCGCAAGGGATCCGTGAGGCTGATATCATCTTCGTAAGCGTCAATACCCCCACCAAGACCTTCGGCCAGGGAGCCGGTCGGGCTGCCGATCTCCAGTACTGGGAAAAGACCGCCCGCGAAATCAAAGCCAACTCCACCTCCGACAAGATCGTGGTCGAGAAGAGCACCCTGCCCGTCCGCACCGCCGAAGCCATGGAGCGTATTCTCCATTCCGGCAACAAGACGGTCCATTTCGAGGTGCTCTCCAATCCGGAATTCCTGGCGGAAGGCACCGCGGTCAAGGATCTCGAGAACCCCGATCGCGTCCTGATCGGCGGGCATGCCACTGAGACCGGTCGCCGCGCGCAGTCAGCCTTGGCCGATGTTTATGCCAATTGGGTCCCCCGGGCCCGCATCCTGACCACCAGCGTCTGGTCCAGCGAGTTGTCGAAGCTGGCGGCCAACGCCTTTCTGGCCCAGCGTATCAGCTCCATCAACAGTCTTTCCGCCTTGTGCGAACGGACCGAGGCGGATGTTACCGAAGTGGCCCGCGCCATCGGCATGGATGCGCGGATCGGCTCCCGCTTCCTGAATGCCAGCGTCGGCTTTGGCGGCTCCTGCTTCAAGAAGGATATCCTGAATCTGGTTTACCTCTGCCAGCATTACGGCCTGAGCGAAGTGGCGGACTACTGGGAACAGGTGGTGACCATGAATGAGTATCAGGAAGACCGGTTTGTGCGGAAAATGATCTCGGCCATGTTCAACACCGTGGCCGGCAAGCGGATCGCGGTGTTCGGCTTCGCCTTCAAGGCGGATACGGGCGACACGCGCGAAAGCCCGGCCATCCGCGTTTCGCGGTTCCTGGCAGACGAGCGTGCGGCCGTGGTGGTAACGGATCCCGAAGCGCTGGGGAATGCCCGGAAAGATCTCGTGGATCTGGGAGAGAAGATCAGCTTTGAGCCCGATCCTTATAAAGCCGCCTCAGGCTCACACGCCCTGGCCGTGATGACCGACTGGGCTGAGTACAAGACGCTGGATTACCGGAAGATTTACGAAAACATGGAGAAGCCCGCCTTTATCTTTGATGGCCGGAACTGCCTGAATCACCAGGAACTCTACGAAATCGGCTTCAACGTGTACCCCATCGGAAAAGTACCGCTGAGCCATCTGTAA
- the crcB gene encoding fluoride efflux transporter CrcB yields MNGIMPFVWVGAGGLVGSLCRYGFTLSLSHPAASMPWGTLASNLCGCLVIGMASQLAADTELLSPSARLFLATGFCGGFTTLSSLIYELVQMVKDGEWLHALLYLNGTFFGAMAAFFVGMMLVKKVLSP; encoded by the coding sequence ATGAACGGAATAATGCCATTTGTTTGGGTGGGGGCGGGCGGACTGGTGGGGAGTCTGTGCCGGTATGGCTTTACCTTGAGCCTGAGTCATCCTGCCGCCAGCATGCCCTGGGGAACGTTGGCCTCCAATCTTTGTGGCTGCCTGGTCATTGGCATGGCCAGCCAACTGGCGGCCGACACCGAACTGCTTTCACCCTCGGCCCGACTCTTTCTGGCCACCGGCTTCTGCGGCGGCTTCACCACCCTGTCCTCACTTATTTATGAACTCGTGCAAATGGTAAAGGATGGCGAATGGCTGCATGCCCTCCTCTATCTCAACGGCACCTTTTTCGGAGCCATGGCAGCCTTTTTTGTCGGCATGATGCTGGTGAAGAAAGTACTGAGCCCATAA